One window from the genome of Sphaerotilus microaerophilus encodes:
- the thpR gene encoding RNA 2',3'-cyclic phosphodiesterase, with amino-acid sequence MDLLWAACGDAADGDDKACDDASMAPRPLHPDPAPATARLFLALWPTPALRHALAAHARLWRWPRGAARVDPAKRHITLHFLGAVPRAQLPGLAQALALPCPTAELRLDTPALWHGGLAVLLAREIPAALQDFHHALGQAIAGTGLPVERRPWRPHVTLARRAEGAQPPVRCEPLVWPVEPGGPEDGCGYVLVESVPGLGGGYRILARYPITAGGAAG; translated from the coding sequence ATGGATCTCCTGTGGGCGGCATGCGGCGACGCGGCCGACGGTGACGACAAAGCCTGCGATGATGCCAGCATGGCTCCGCGCCCATTGCATCCGGACCCTGCTCCAGCCACTGCGCGCCTCTTCCTGGCCCTGTGGCCGACACCGGCGCTGCGCCACGCACTGGCTGCACACGCGCGCCTGTGGCGCTGGCCGCGCGGGGCCGCGCGCGTGGACCCGGCCAAGCGCCACATCACCCTGCACTTCCTCGGCGCCGTTCCCCGTGCCCAACTACCCGGGCTGGCCCAGGCACTCGCGCTGCCCTGCCCCACAGCCGAGCTGCGGCTGGACACCCCCGCGCTCTGGCACGGCGGCCTTGCGGTGCTGCTGGCCCGGGAGATCCCGGCCGCGCTGCAGGACTTCCACCATGCGCTCGGCCAGGCCATTGCCGGCACAGGTCTGCCGGTGGAGCGGCGCCCCTGGCGCCCCCACGTCACCCTGGCCCGGCGGGCCGAGGGTGCCCAGCCACCGGTCCGCTGCGAGCCGCTGGTCTGGCCGGTCGAGCCCGGTGGGCCTGAAGACGGCTGCGGCTACGTGCTGGTCGAATCCGTCCCTGGACTCGGCGGTGGTTACCGGATCCTGGCGCGCTACCCGATCACGGCAGGCGGCGCAGCAGGTTGA
- a CDS encoding Bug family tripartite tricarboxylate transporter substrate binding protein: protein MSIRRRSFLPLGLGAALLGAAMAGPALAQAPAGWPDRPVRVVVPAPAGSSLDVIVRLLGERLKDRWHQPLVVENKPGAGGMLGMDLVAKAAPDGYTLGIGFNGPIAFAPFMYKKMPYHPGRDLLPVVLTTSQPNVLAVSASVPAQTVPEFVAWAKKQAGKVSYGSVGNGSSSHLSMELFAGAAGFEAVHVPYNGSPPAAASLAAGDTQALMAVAPALLPLVQAGKVKFLAVTSAQRIDSLKQLPTVAESGQAGFEALAWNGLFAPAGTPEAVVQRINADVNALLKDPAVVESFQKQGLIPGGGSAAQFKGYIESESAKWGAIIRRANISID, encoded by the coding sequence GTGTCGATTCGCCGCCGTTCCTTCCTCCCTCTGGGCCTTGGCGCTGCGCTGCTGGGCGCCGCCATGGCGGGCCCGGCTCTTGCCCAGGCCCCCGCCGGCTGGCCCGACCGACCGGTGCGCGTGGTCGTGCCGGCGCCCGCGGGTAGTTCGCTGGACGTGATCGTGCGCCTGCTGGGTGAGCGCCTGAAGGACCGCTGGCACCAGCCGCTGGTGGTGGAGAACAAACCGGGCGCCGGCGGCATGCTGGGCATGGACCTGGTCGCCAAGGCCGCGCCGGACGGCTACACGCTGGGCATCGGCTTCAACGGGCCGATCGCCTTTGCACCCTTCATGTACAAGAAGATGCCCTACCACCCGGGCCGGGACCTGCTGCCGGTGGTGCTGACCACCTCGCAGCCCAACGTGCTGGCGGTGTCGGCCTCGGTGCCGGCGCAGACCGTGCCGGAGTTCGTCGCCTGGGCGAAGAAGCAGGCCGGCAAGGTGAGCTACGGCTCGGTGGGCAATGGCAGCTCCTCGCACCTGTCGATGGAGCTGTTTGCCGGCGCGGCGGGTTTTGAAGCCGTTCATGTGCCCTACAACGGCTCGCCGCCCGCGGCGGCCTCGCTGGCTGCGGGGGACACCCAGGCGCTGATGGCCGTGGCGCCGGCCCTGCTGCCGTTGGTGCAGGCGGGCAAGGTGAAGTTCCTGGCGGTGACCAGCGCGCAGCGCATCGACAGCCTGAAGCAACTGCCCACGGTGGCTGAAAGCGGCCAGGCCGGCTTCGAGGCGCTGGCCTGGAACGGCCTGTTCGCCCCGGCCGGCACGCCCGAGGCCGTGGTGCAGCGCATCAACGCCGACGTCAACGCGCTGCTCAAGGACCCGGCGGTGGTCGAGTCCTTCCAGAAGCAGGGCCTGATCCCCGGTGGCGGCAGCGCGGCCCAGTTCAAGGGCTACATCGAGTCGGAGAGCGCCAAGTGGGGCGCCATCATCCGCCGCGCCAACATTTCGATCGACTGA
- a CDS encoding DUF808 domain-containing protein, whose amino-acid sequence MAAASLLALIDDIATLLDDVALLTKVAAKKTAGVLGDDLALNAQQVAGVQAERELPVVWAVAKGSLVNKAILVPAALAISAFMPWAVTPLLMIGGAYLCFEGVEKLAHRWLHSADEDAAHAAELMQAAGDASVDLVALERDKIRGAVRTDFILSAEIIVISLGAVAGAAFSTQVMVLGAVALVMTVGVYGLVAGIVKLDDLGLWLVRQARAAQGAASHALQGAGDAILWLAPGMMKALSVLGTLAMFLVGGSILNHGLPLAHHGVDALVQSAALAWPAGHLLVQALLPLAADLVSGLLAGSLVLAGVSLVKRLFARAGSRAA is encoded by the coding sequence ATGGCCGCTGCCAGCCTGCTTGCCCTGATCGACGACATCGCCACCCTGCTGGACGATGTCGCGCTGCTGACCAAGGTCGCAGCCAAGAAGACCGCCGGCGTGCTCGGCGACGACCTGGCGCTCAACGCCCAGCAGGTGGCCGGCGTGCAGGCCGAGCGCGAGCTGCCGGTGGTCTGGGCGGTCGCCAAAGGGTCGCTGGTCAACAAGGCCATCCTGGTGCCGGCAGCGCTGGCAATCAGCGCCTTCATGCCCTGGGCGGTGACGCCGCTGCTGATGATCGGCGGCGCCTACCTCTGCTTCGAGGGCGTCGAGAAGCTGGCCCACCGCTGGCTGCACAGTGCCGATGAGGACGCGGCACACGCGGCCGAGCTGATGCAGGCGGCGGGCGATGCGTCGGTGGACCTGGTGGCCCTGGAGCGCGACAAGATCCGCGGCGCGGTGCGCACCGACTTCATCCTCTCGGCCGAGATCATCGTCATCTCCCTGGGCGCGGTGGCAGGCGCCGCTTTTTCGACCCAGGTGATGGTGCTCGGCGCGGTGGCGCTGGTGATGACGGTGGGCGTCTATGGGCTGGTGGCCGGCATCGTCAAGCTCGACGACCTGGGCCTGTGGCTGGTCCGCCAGGCCCGGGCGGCGCAGGGGGCGGCCAGCCACGCGCTGCAGGGCGCGGGCGACGCCATTCTCTGGCTGGCGCCGGGGATGATGAAAGCGCTGTCGGTGCTCGGCACGCTGGCCATGTTCCTGGTCGGCGGCAGCATCCTCAACCACGGCCTGCCCCTGGCCCACCACGGCGTGGATGCGCTGGTGCAGTCCGCCGCGCTGGCCTGGCCTGCCGGTCACCTGCTGGTGCAGGCGCTGCTGCCGCTGGCGGCCGACCTGGTCAGCGGGCTGCTGGCTGGTTCGCTGGTGCTGGCAGGGGTGTCGTTGGTCAAGCGGCTGTTCGCGCGTGCCGGGAGCCGCGCGGCCTGA
- a CDS encoding tRNA dihydrouridine synthase, whose protein sequence is MSGPTAAQAAGPTVARPTGLLLAPMEGLMDATLRDLLTRVGGIERCVSEFIRVTNTVLPTRVFMRMVPELLNGSHTPAGVPVRVQLMGSDPVCLADNAAQLATLGPEGIDLNFGCPARTVNRHRGGAALLEEPELVGRIVEAVRRAVPPALPVSAKMRLGLRDESRARDCAQAIESAGACELVVHARLQVHGYRPPAYWDRIAHLRGAVRLPVVANGEIWTAADARRCRAESGCDRLMLGRGSVADPGLARSIAADADGMAGDANAAAVPGLPWAEVLHLLEDFWHRTTHSFEPRHRAGRLKQWLQLLRLRHPEAAQAYARLRTVNDSRLIALDLFGRDGTGDGTGAAPPAFPAL, encoded by the coding sequence ATGTCCGGACCGACTGCTGCACAGGCCGCCGGGCCGACCGTGGCTCGCCCGACCGGCCTGCTGCTGGCCCCGATGGAGGGGCTGATGGACGCCACGCTGCGCGACCTGCTCACCCGCGTGGGCGGGATCGAGCGTTGCGTGTCCGAGTTCATCCGCGTCACCAACACCGTGCTGCCGACGCGCGTGTTCATGCGCATGGTGCCCGAACTGCTGAACGGCAGCCACACCCCGGCCGGCGTGCCGGTGCGGGTGCAGCTGATGGGCAGCGACCCGGTCTGCCTCGCCGACAACGCCGCCCAGCTCGCCACGCTGGGGCCCGAGGGCATCGACCTGAACTTCGGCTGCCCGGCGCGCACCGTCAACCGCCACCGCGGCGGCGCGGCGCTGCTGGAGGAGCCCGAGCTGGTCGGCCGCATCGTCGAGGCGGTGCGGCGCGCCGTGCCGCCCGCGCTGCCGGTGTCGGCCAAGATGCGCCTGGGCCTGCGCGACGAGAGCCGCGCGCGCGACTGCGCCCAGGCCATCGAGTCCGCGGGCGCCTGCGAGCTGGTGGTGCACGCCCGCCTGCAGGTGCACGGCTACCGCCCGCCCGCCTACTGGGACCGCATCGCCCACCTGCGCGGCGCCGTGCGCCTGCCCGTGGTGGCCAACGGCGAGATCTGGACGGCGGCCGACGCCCGGCGCTGCCGTGCCGAGTCCGGTTGCGATCGGCTGATGCTCGGGCGCGGCAGCGTGGCCGACCCCGGGCTGGCGCGGTCGATTGCTGCGGACGCTGACGGGATGGCCGGTGATGCCAACGCAGCCGCCGTCCCCGGCCTGCCCTGGGCCGAGGTGCTGCACCTGCTGGAGGACTTCTGGCACCGCACCACCCACTCGTTCGAACCGCGCCACCGGGCCGGGCGGCTCAAGCAGTGGTTGCAGCTGCTGCGCCTGCGCCACCCCGAGGCGGCGCAGGCCTATGCGCGGCTGCGCACGGTCAACGACAGCCGGCTGATTGCGCTGGATCTGTTCGGGCGCGACGGAACTGGCGACGGAACTGGCGCCGCGCCGCCCGCTTTTCCGGCGCTGTAG
- a CDS encoding Acg family FMN-binding oxidoreductase: MLRRNILRVAGGGVIAAALPATLSGCSSAMPPEAVAAWQGPPAAETDPRRWALSWAILAPHSHNLQSWRVDLSRPGEIALHCDLTRLLPQTDPFSRQIMMSQGTFLELLDLAARERGQRCEIELFPEGAFGPEQPDPRPVARIRLVPDATVARDALFAQIPRRHTNRSAYDLARPVPAAAWAALADAVRPNPLHFGWVGPDTADGPALLARHRAIADEAWRIELTTPRTIMESYRVLRVGAAEVAQHRDGLTVLDAKVEWLARLGLFDRAQPPAPDSYATTSQIDDFRAKLASTPGFFWMVSEGNDRATQVNAGRAYARVQLAATALGLAVHPLQQALQEYPEQAGPHAAVRALLGASEGRRTVQMWARIGQAPEVGPAPRRALADFIQAG, encoded by the coding sequence ATGCTCCGTCGCAACATCCTGCGCGTCGCCGGTGGCGGCGTGATCGCCGCCGCCCTCCCCGCCACCCTGAGTGGCTGCAGCTCGGCCATGCCGCCCGAGGCGGTTGCCGCCTGGCAGGGCCCGCCCGCCGCGGAGACCGACCCGCGTCGCTGGGCGCTGAGCTGGGCGATCCTGGCGCCGCACTCGCACAACCTGCAGTCCTGGCGGGTCGACCTGTCGCGCCCCGGCGAGATCGCGCTGCACTGCGACCTGACGCGGCTGCTGCCGCAGACCGACCCTTTTTCGCGCCAGATCATGATGAGCCAGGGCACCTTCCTGGAGCTGCTGGACCTCGCGGCGCGCGAGCGCGGGCAGCGCTGCGAGATCGAGCTTTTCCCGGAGGGCGCCTTCGGCCCCGAGCAGCCCGACCCGCGGCCGGTGGCGCGCATCCGCCTAGTGCCGGACGCGACGGTGGCACGCGATGCGCTGTTCGCTCAGATCCCGCGGCGCCACACCAACCGCAGCGCCTACGACCTGGCGCGGCCGGTGCCGGCTGCGGCCTGGGCGGCGCTGGCCGACGCGGTGCGGCCAAACCCGCTGCACTTCGGCTGGGTCGGGCCCGACACCGCCGACGGGCCCGCGCTGCTGGCCCGCCACCGCGCGATTGCCGACGAGGCCTGGCGCATCGAGCTGACGACGCCGCGCACGATCATGGAGTCCTACCGGGTGCTGCGCGTGGGCGCTGCCGAGGTGGCGCAGCACCGCGACGGGCTGACCGTCCTCGATGCCAAGGTGGAGTGGCTGGCCCGCCTGGGCCTGTTCGACCGGGCACAGCCGCCCGCACCGGACAGCTACGCCACCACGAGCCAGATCGACGACTTCCGCGCCAAGCTGGCCTCCACGCCCGGTTTCTTCTGGATGGTCAGCGAGGGCAATGACCGCGCCACGCAGGTGAACGCCGGCCGGGCCTATGCCCGCGTGCAGCTCGCCGCCACCGCGCTGGGGCTGGCAGTGCACCCGCTGCAGCAGGCGCTGCAGGAGTACCCGGAGCAGGCCGGCCCGCATGCGGCGGTCCGCGCCCTGCTCGGCGCCAGCGAGGGGCGCCGCACGGTGCAGATGTGGGCCCGCATCGGCCAGGCGCCGGAGGTGGGGCCAGCGCCGCGGCGGGCGTTGGCGGACTTTATCCAGGCGGGCTGA
- the alaS gene encoding alanine--tRNA ligase, with protein MKASEIRSTFLKFFESKGHQIVASSPVVPGDDPTLLFTNAGMNQFKDVFLGFDKRPYSRATTSQKCIRAGGKHNDLDNVGYTARHHTFFEMLGNFSFGDYFKKDAIAYAWELLTVHFKLPADKLWATVYAEDDEAYDIWKNDIGLPAERIVRIGDNKGGRYMSDNFWMMGDTGPCGPCSEIFYDHGPDVAGGPPGSPEQDGDRYIEIWNNVFMQFNRTEDGVMHRLPKPSVDTGMGLERLAAVLQHVHSNYEIDLFQYLLAGAKNAVDYAAGVTDGSAGCDKDSPSLKVIADHIRACSFTVADGIIPGNEGRGYVLRRIARRAIRHGYKLGARKPFFHTLVVPLAAEMGEAYPELQRDMARITEVLKAEEERFFQTIHNGMEILDGALAALEKSGSKQIDGETAFKLHDTYGFPVDLTGDVCRERGVTVDEAGFNAAMNRQREQARAHAKFKMAAGLEYTGAATAFHGYEHLVCEHSQVTAIYIDGAPVQRAKAGDDVVIVLDHTPFYAESGGQAGDAGELRNQRARMVVEDTIKVQASVHGHHGRIVEGEVEVGDGFVARVNAEQRVRTVRNHSATHLMHKALREVLGAHVQQKGSLVTAERTRFDFAHNAPMSDEQVRQVEAIVNAEILANAGSKAEVMGIDDAQKTGAMMLFGEKYGETVRVLTIGSTRELCGGTHVRATGDIGLFKIVAESGVAAGVRRVEAVTGDNALAYLQSLEATVNGVAGALKATPAELGSRIGGLQEQVRALEKEIAALKGKLASSQGDELLAKAVDVNGIKVLAATLEGADAATLRNTMDQLKNKLKTAAIVLAAVDGAKVQIAAGVTADSVGKVKAGELVNFVAQQVGGKGGGKPDMAMAGGTNAAGLPAALASVMGWVAERA; from the coding sequence ATGAAAGCCTCCGAGATCCGTTCCACCTTCCTGAAGTTCTTCGAGTCGAAGGGCCACCAGATCGTCGCCTCCAGCCCGGTCGTGCCCGGCGACGACCCGACGCTGCTGTTCACCAACGCCGGGATGAACCAGTTCAAGGACGTGTTCCTGGGCTTCGACAAGCGTCCCTACAGCCGCGCCACCACCAGCCAGAAGTGCATCCGTGCGGGCGGCAAGCACAACGACCTGGACAACGTCGGCTACACCGCGCGCCACCACACCTTCTTCGAGATGCTGGGCAACTTCAGCTTCGGCGACTACTTCAAGAAGGATGCGATCGCCTACGCCTGGGAGCTGCTGACGGTGCACTTCAAGCTGCCCGCCGACAAGCTCTGGGCGACGGTGTACGCCGAGGACGACGAGGCCTACGACATCTGGAAGAACGACATCGGCCTGCCCGCCGAGCGCATCGTGCGCATCGGCGACAACAAGGGCGGCCGCTACATGTCCGACAACTTCTGGATGATGGGCGACACAGGCCCCTGCGGCCCCTGCTCGGAGATCTTCTACGACCACGGCCCGGACGTGGCCGGCGGCCCGCCGGGATCGCCCGAGCAGGACGGTGACCGCTACATCGAGATCTGGAACAACGTCTTCATGCAGTTCAACCGCACCGAAGACGGCGTGATGCACCGCCTGCCCAAGCCGAGCGTGGACACCGGCATGGGCCTGGAGCGCCTGGCCGCGGTGCTGCAGCACGTGCACTCGAACTACGAGATCGACCTGTTCCAGTACCTGCTGGCCGGCGCCAAGAACGCGGTGGACTACGCCGCAGGCGTGACCGACGGCTCGGCCGGCTGCGACAAGGACAGCCCGAGCCTGAAGGTGATCGCCGACCACATCCGCGCCTGCTCGTTCACGGTGGCCGACGGCATCATCCCGGGCAACGAGGGCCGCGGCTACGTGCTGCGCCGCATCGCCCGCCGCGCGATCCGCCACGGCTACAAGCTGGGCGCGCGCAAGCCCTTCTTCCACACGCTGGTGGTGCCGCTCGCGGCCGAGATGGGCGAGGCCTATCCGGAACTGCAGCGCGACATGGCGCGCATCACCGAGGTGCTCAAGGCCGAGGAGGAGCGCTTCTTCCAGACCATCCACAACGGCATGGAGATCCTGGACGGGGCGCTGGCCGCGCTGGAGAAGTCCGGCTCGAAGCAGATCGATGGCGAGACGGCCTTCAAGCTGCACGACACCTACGGCTTCCCGGTCGACCTGACCGGCGACGTCTGCCGCGAGCGCGGCGTGACGGTGGACGAGGCCGGCTTCAACGCGGCGATGAACCGCCAGCGCGAGCAGGCCCGTGCGCACGCCAAGTTCAAGATGGCCGCCGGCCTGGAGTACACCGGCGCGGCCACCGCCTTCCACGGCTACGAGCACCTGGTCTGCGAGCACAGCCAGGTCACCGCGATCTACATCGACGGTGCGCCGGTGCAGCGTGCCAAGGCCGGTGACGACGTGGTGATCGTGCTGGACCACACCCCTTTCTACGCCGAGAGCGGCGGCCAGGCCGGTGACGCTGGCGAGCTGCGCAACCAGCGCGCCCGCATGGTGGTCGAGGACACGATCAAGGTCCAGGCCAGCGTGCACGGCCACCACGGCCGCATCGTCGAGGGCGAGGTGGAGGTGGGTGACGGCTTTGTCGCCCGCGTCAATGCGGAGCAGCGCGTGAGGACCGTGCGCAACCACAGTGCCACCCACCTGATGCACAAGGCGCTGCGCGAGGTGCTGGGCGCGCACGTGCAGCAGAAGGGCTCGCTGGTGACGGCCGAGCGTACCCGCTTCGACTTTGCACACAACGCGCCGATGAGCGACGAGCAGGTCCGCCAGGTCGAGGCCATCGTCAACGCCGAGATCCTCGCCAACGCCGGTTCCAAGGCCGAGGTGATGGGCATCGACGACGCGCAGAAGACCGGCGCGATGATGCTCTTCGGCGAGAAGTACGGCGAGACCGTGCGCGTGCTGACCATCGGCTCCACCCGAGAGCTCTGCGGCGGCACGCACGTCCGAGCCACGGGTGACATCGGCCTGTTCAAGATCGTCGCCGAGTCCGGCGTGGCCGCCGGTGTGCGCCGCGTCGAGGCGGTGACAGGCGACAACGCGCTGGCCTACCTGCAGTCGCTCGAAGCGACGGTCAACGGCGTGGCGGGGGCCCTCAAGGCCACCCCGGCCGAGCTGGGCAGCCGCATCGGCGGGCTGCAGGAGCAGGTGCGCGCGCTGGAGAAGGAGATCGCCGCGCTCAAGGGCAAGCTGGCCTCCAGCCAGGGCGACGAGCTGCTCGCCAAGGCGGTCGACGTGAACGGCATCAAGGTGTTGGCTGCCACGCTGGAAGGTGCCGACGCCGCCACGCTGCGCAACACCATGGACCAGCTGAAGAACAAGCTGAAGACCGCCGCGATCGTGCTGGCCGCGGTGGACGGCGCCAAGGTGCAGATCGCCGCGGGCGTCACCGCTGACAGCGTGGGCAAGGTCAAGGCCGGCGAGCTGGTCAATTTTGTCGCCCAGCAGGTGGGCGGCAAGGGCGGCGGCAAGCCGGACATGGCGATGGCCGGCGGCACCAACGCCGCCGGGCTGCCCGCAGCGCTGGCCAGCGTGATGGGCTGGGTGGCCGAACGGGCGTGA
- a CDS encoding tartrate dehydrogenase: protein MTTSNGLPYQIAVIPGDGIGKEVMPEGLRVLRAAAARFGIALALREIEWASCDWYQVHGEMMPADWKAQLQGCDALLFGAVGWPATVPDHISLWGSLLKFRREFDQYINLRPARLFDGVPCPLVDRQGRPRQPGEIDMLIVRENTEGEYTNLGGVMFAGTEREFVIQESVYTRIGAERVLRYAFEQARQRRRRHLTVATKSNGIAISMPWWDALAAEVALDYPEVTVDRQHIDILTARFVLQPERFDVVVATNLFGDILSDLGPACTGTIGLAPSANLNPDRRFPSLFEPVHGSAPDIYGRNIANPIAMIWSAALLLDFLTRGEGAGRAAHDAILRAIEAVLREGPHTPDLGGDADTTRIGQAIAERVVAGC from the coding sequence ATGACCACCTCCAACGGCCTGCCTTACCAGATCGCCGTGATCCCCGGCGACGGCATCGGCAAGGAAGTGATGCCCGAGGGCCTGCGCGTGCTGCGTGCGGCCGCGGCGCGCTTCGGCATAGCGCTGGCGCTGCGGGAGATCGAGTGGGCCAGCTGCGACTGGTACCAGGTGCACGGCGAGATGATGCCCGCTGACTGGAAGGCGCAGCTGCAGGGCTGTGACGCGCTGCTCTTCGGCGCGGTGGGCTGGCCGGCCACGGTGCCCGACCACATCTCGCTGTGGGGCTCGCTGCTGAAGTTCCGCCGCGAGTTCGACCAGTACATCAACCTGCGCCCGGCGCGCCTGTTCGACGGCGTGCCCTGCCCGCTGGTGGACCGCCAGGGCCGGCCGCGCCAGCCCGGCGAGATCGACATGCTGATCGTGCGCGAGAACACCGAGGGCGAATACACCAACCTCGGCGGCGTGATGTTTGCGGGCACCGAGCGCGAGTTCGTGATCCAGGAGTCGGTCTACACCCGCATCGGGGCCGAGCGTGTGCTGCGCTACGCCTTCGAGCAGGCCCGCCAGCGCAGGCGGCGCCACCTCACCGTGGCCACCAAGAGCAACGGCATCGCCATCAGCATGCCCTGGTGGGACGCGCTGGCCGCCGAGGTGGCGCTCGACTACCCCGAGGTGACGGTGGACCGTCAGCACATCGACATTCTGACCGCCCGCTTCGTGCTGCAGCCGGAGCGCTTCGACGTGGTGGTGGCCACCAACCTGTTCGGCGACATCCTCAGCGACCTGGGCCCGGCCTGCACCGGCACGATCGGCCTGGCGCCCTCGGCCAACCTGAACCCGGATCGGCGCTTCCCCTCCCTGTTCGAGCCGGTGCATGGCTCGGCGCCGGACATCTACGGCCGGAACATCGCCAACCCGATCGCGATGATCTGGTCGGCCGCGCTGCTGCTGGACTTCCTGACCCGCGGCGAAGGCGCCGGTCGGGCCGCGCACGACGCCATCCTGCGTGCCATCGAGGCGGTGCTGCGCGAGGGCCCGCACACGCCGGACCTCGGTGGCGACGCCGACACCACGCGCATCGGCCAGGCGATTGCCGAGCGCGTGGTCGCCGGCTGCTGA
- a CDS encoding Tim44 domain-containing protein, protein MNALTSKEFRMKNWWLGALALVVAVGLTPPEAQAKRLGSGGMQRSMPSRSAADAPPPRQAPNQAAPAQQATPAQQAAPATAGAAAAQAGKRSWLGPIAGLAAGIGLAALLSHFGMGEAVANFLMMALLALAAVFVIGWLMRRFSAGKANAGASRSNPFEPAYAGAGAGSAGTAQPVNPTAAPMARQADFPAAAPGSAAASFAPGAASTAVATAPAVALPADFDRAAFERIAKLIFIRMQAANDRCDLNDLRQFTTPEMFASIRLDLQNRGDSTQQTDVVHVDAEVLDLAREDGREVVSVRYHGQVREEPSHPATPFDEVWHLVRPADGSRDWAIAGIQPLQ, encoded by the coding sequence ATGAACGCCCTCACTTCGAAGGAATTCCGCATGAAGAACTGGTGGCTTGGCGCACTCGCGCTGGTTGTCGCAGTCGGTCTGACCCCGCCAGAAGCCCAGGCCAAGCGCCTGGGCAGCGGCGGCATGCAGCGCAGCATGCCCTCGCGCAGCGCCGCGGATGCGCCCCCGCCCAGGCAGGCCCCCAACCAGGCTGCGCCAGCCCAGCAGGCAACGCCCGCGCAGCAGGCGGCTCCGGCCACCGCGGGTGCTGCGGCTGCACAGGCCGGCAAGCGCTCCTGGCTCGGCCCCATCGCCGGACTGGCCGCCGGCATTGGCTTGGCCGCGCTGCTCAGCCACTTCGGCATGGGCGAGGCGGTGGCCAACTTCCTGATGATGGCGCTGCTGGCCCTGGCCGCCGTGTTCGTCATTGGCTGGCTGATGCGCCGCTTCTCGGCAGGCAAGGCCAATGCCGGCGCCTCGCGCAGCAACCCCTTCGAGCCGGCCTATGCGGGTGCGGGAGCTGGCAGCGCAGGAACGGCCCAGCCCGTCAACCCGACGGCCGCCCCCATGGCGCGTCAGGCTGACTTCCCGGCCGCCGCCCCTGGCAGCGCCGCCGCGAGCTTCGCACCTGGCGCCGCATCGACGGCCGTGGCCACCGCCCCGGCCGTGGCGCTGCCGGCCGACTTCGACCGTGCTGCGTTCGAGCGCATCGCCAAGTTGATCTTCATCCGCATGCAGGCCGCCAATGACCGCTGCGACCTGAACGACCTGCGCCAGTTCACCACGCCGGAGATGTTCGCCTCGATCCGTCTGGACCTGCAGAACCGCGGTGACTCGACCCAGCAGACCGACGTCGTGCACGTTGATGCCGAAGTGCTCGATCTGGCGCGCGAGGATGGCCGCGAGGTCGTCAGTGTGCGCTACCACGGCCAGGTCCGCGAGGAGCCCTCGCACCCGGCGACGCCCTTCGACGAGGTCTGGCACCTCGTGCGGCCTGCCGATGGCAGCCGCGATTGGGCCATTGCCGGCATTCAGCCGCTGCAGTGA
- a CDS encoding DUF1294 domain-containing protein: MGDEEGYICRWDPAGGRGAIRASRTPGIDLPFEAADLQLGPQAPRLGMAVVFQRTAAPAPPGGHASERAVAIRPWASAQGDLAAGSGRRTRRPVFQATGAAALTPLEDPLAVARTALTGREATPLNGITRPSPLPEAPMGGSSRPFFHPTPAWPGALALAAYGALLAAGTLRGRGPLVVAVVAPLLWLASFTAYWHDKHGARTRSTADRDATLHLIDALGGWPGGWLAMRLLPHKRQRPAFQLRFWVIAGLHSVALGIWLGLSRG, translated from the coding sequence ATGGGCGACGAAGAAGGCTACATCTGCCGCTGGGATCCCGCCGGGGGCCGGGGTGCGATCCGCGCTTCGCGCACGCCCGGGATCGACCTGCCCTTCGAGGCGGCCGACCTGCAGCTGGGCCCGCAGGCACCGCGCCTGGGCATGGCGGTGGTATTTCAACGCACGGCAGCCCCCGCCCCCCCAGGGGGCCACGCCAGCGAACGCGCCGTGGCCATCCGCCCCTGGGCCAGCGCGCAGGGCGACCTGGCGGCGGGGAGTGGCCGGCGAACGCGGCGCCCGGTCTTCCAGGCCACGGGAGCGGCAGCGCTGACCCCGCTGGAAGACCCGCTGGCGGTGGCCAGGACAGCGCTCACGGGACGCGAGGCCACGCCACTGAACGGCATCACGCGGCCCTCGCCGCTGCCCGAGGCGCCGATGGGGGGTTCCAGCCGGCCGTTTTTTCACCCCACGCCGGCCTGGCCGGGCGCGCTGGCGCTGGCCGCCTACGGGGCCCTGCTGGCCGCCGGGACGCTGCGGGGGCGGGGCCCGCTGGTCGTGGCCGTGGTCGCGCCGCTGCTGTGGCTGGCCTCGTTTACCGCCTATTGGCATGACAAGCACGGTGCGCGCACCCGCTCCACGGCGGACCGCGATGCCACGCTGCACCTGATCGACGCCCTGGGCGGCTGGCCCGGCGGCTGGCTTGCCATGCGCCTGTTGCCACACAAGCGGCAGCGCCCGGCCTTCCAGCTGCGCTTCTGGGTCATCGCCGGCCTGCACAGCGTGGCACTCGGCATCTGGCTCGGGCTCAGCCGGGGCTGA
- a CDS encoding RNA-binding S4 domain-containing protein, with protein MPSTPIPFVLRGEFIPLDALLKAASLCSSGGAAKMLIVDGGVQVDGLVETRRTRKLRAGQRVDVGGVSILVQAEPAGAV; from the coding sequence ATGCCCAGCACCCCCATCCCCTTCGTCCTGCGTGGCGAGTTCATCCCGCTCGACGCCCTGCTCAAGGCCGCCAGCCTCTGCAGCAGCGGTGGCGCGGCCAAGATGCTCATTGTCGATGGCGGCGTGCAGGTCGATGGCTTGGTGGAAACGCGCCGCACCCGCAAGCTGCGCGCCGGCCAGCGTGTGGACGTCGGCGGAGTGAGCATCCTGGTCCAGGCGGAACCGGCCGGGGCCGTCTGA